A stretch of Sandaracinaceae bacterium DNA encodes these proteins:
- a CDS encoding HAMP domain-containing sensor histidine kinase, translating to MGLEGETGGMESGATPAERRSRTLLAVYIGAAIVLTLGYMAWPTVFLPGGATGVNVVNRYVVPGVSVMVGAGLLLLLMRGHTIAVARAMVGFTLVSNTAVVIAADQDGPTQTAVSVAFMVYPVLFAGVFLSARETLVTWVVAVVLAIIAVNGRGVLLPSLEVVVFLGGFALLTSWLRQRDLSDQRVQMQRTNTLQRQLLLSDRLASLGVMAAGTAHELGNALTVLRFSLESASDSTETDAVEESIEAGQSATDRLEELVSDLRSLGRTDVSASVTSDPADAVRSAVRLLRPTIPQGVTLSVETEEGVPRVKVPSSRMGQIVLNLVRNAVDAMPPERAAPTIHVRVAKRGREVILEVTDNASGMPEEVRSAATTPFFTTKREEKGSGLGLHVCTTIAEEAGGRLELDSLAGHGTTVRACFPACPSPS from the coding sequence GTGGGGTTGGAGGGGGAGACCGGGGGGATGGAGTCGGGCGCGACGCCGGCGGAGCGACGCTCCAGGACCCTGCTCGCCGTGTACATCGGGGCCGCGATCGTGCTGACCCTCGGCTACATGGCCTGGCCGACCGTCTTCCTCCCGGGCGGGGCGACGGGCGTGAACGTCGTCAACCGCTACGTCGTGCCCGGCGTCAGCGTCATGGTCGGCGCCGGGTTGCTGCTGCTCTTGATGCGCGGCCACACGATCGCGGTGGCGCGGGCCATGGTCGGCTTCACGCTCGTCAGCAACACGGCCGTGGTCATCGCGGCCGATCAGGATGGGCCGACCCAGACCGCAGTGTCCGTTGCGTTCATGGTCTACCCCGTGCTGTTCGCCGGCGTGTTCCTCAGCGCGCGCGAGACGCTCGTCACGTGGGTCGTCGCGGTGGTCCTGGCCATCATCGCGGTCAACGGCCGCGGCGTGCTGCTCCCCTCGCTCGAGGTGGTCGTCTTCCTGGGCGGCTTCGCGCTGCTCACCAGCTGGCTGCGCCAGCGTGATCTGTCGGACCAGCGCGTTCAGATGCAGCGCACCAACACGCTCCAGCGCCAGCTGCTCCTGTCCGACCGGCTCGCGAGCCTCGGGGTGATGGCGGCCGGCACCGCGCACGAGCTCGGCAACGCGCTGACCGTCCTGCGCTTCAGCCTCGAGAGCGCCTCCGACTCGACCGAGACCGACGCCGTCGAGGAGTCGATCGAGGCCGGGCAGAGCGCGACCGATCGCTTGGAGGAGCTCGTGTCGGACCTGCGGAGCCTCGGCCGCACGGACGTCTCGGCGTCCGTCACCTCCGACCCCGCCGACGCCGTGCGCTCGGCCGTGCGCCTCCTGCGCCCCACCATCCCCCAGGGCGTGACCTTGTCGGTCGAGACCGAGGAGGGCGTCCCGCGCGTGAAGGTCCCCTCCAGCCGCATGGGCCAGATCGTGCTCAACCTCGTCCGCAACGCGGTCGACGCGATGCCCCCCGAGCGCGCCGCGCCGACCATTCACGTCCGCGTCGCCAAGCGAGGCCGGGAGGTGATCCTCGAGGTCACCGACAACGCGAGCGGGATGCCGGAAGAGGTCCGCTCGGCTGCCACGACGCCGTTCTTCACGACCAAGCGCGAGGAGAAGGGCTCCGGGCTCGGGCTCCACGTCTGCACGACCATCGCCGAAGAGGCGGGCGGCCGCCTCGAGCTCGACTCGCTGGCCGGCCACGGCACCACCGTGCGCGCGTGCTTCCCCGCCTGCCCTTCGCCCAGCTGA